Proteins co-encoded in one Bremerella sp. TYQ1 genomic window:
- a CDS encoding DUF1559 domain-containing protein, with amino-acid sequence MTACKVHRSAKAFTLVELLVVIAIIGILIALLLPAVQQAREAARRSQCANNLKQMGLALHNFHDTYDRFPPGNANNSPPFGTGTVSVGGASWMAYIMPFLELNNAYEQADFLSQNFNATSITNALSNKEFAVYRCPSNPIQKQFADYTPNAMIPDYVGIGGHVAGYGGIGASDYSADTNKGMWATNGSLIKIGKLGFKDITDGSSNTMFVGEVGDWVYDSSGAKQDYRPGFYHGFAAGWQTNTNPHRAHNITIVRYLVNPGEKQTFTTSATDGVYYDGYNSPLRSAHPGGVQILMGDGSTTYLAETADIAYVAKLANRADGEVLGGS; translated from the coding sequence ATGACTGCGTGCAAAGTACATCGGTCCGCCAAAGCATTCACGCTCGTGGAACTGTTGGTGGTGATCGCCATTATTGGAATCCTGATTGCGCTGCTGCTTCCTGCGGTGCAACAAGCTCGCGAGGCCGCTCGTCGTTCGCAGTGTGCGAATAACTTAAAGCAGATGGGCCTGGCACTTCACAATTTCCACGACACGTACGATCGATTTCCGCCAGGCAACGCGAACAATAGTCCACCCTTTGGAACCGGCACCGTATCGGTCGGCGGGGCATCGTGGATGGCCTACATCATGCCGTTCCTGGAACTGAACAACGCCTACGAACAAGCCGACTTCCTGAGCCAGAACTTCAATGCCACGTCGATTACCAATGCGCTGAGCAACAAAGAATTCGCCGTCTACCGCTGCCCTAGCAATCCGATTCAAAAGCAGTTTGCCGACTACACACCTAACGCGATGATCCCAGACTACGTCGGCATCGGCGGGCATGTCGCTGGTTACGGAGGCATCGGTGCATCTGACTATTCCGCCGACACCAACAAAGGGATGTGGGCCACCAACGGGTCGCTCATCAAAATTGGCAAGCTGGGCTTTAAAGACATTACCGATGGCAGCAGCAACACCATGTTTGTCGGGGAAGTGGGCGACTGGGTTTACGACTCCAGCGGAGCGAAGCAAGACTATCGGCCAGGGTTTTATCATGGTTTCGCGGCCGGGTGGCAAACGAACACCAACCCACACCGAGCCCACAATATCACCATCGTTCGCTACCTCGTGAACCCAGGCGAAAAGCAAACCTTCACGACCTCCGCGACCGACGGCGTCTACTACGACGGCTACAACAGCCCGCTCCGTTCGGCCCATCCCGGCGGAGTGCAGATTCTAATGGGAGATGGATCGACGACCTATCTCGCGGAAACGGCCGATATCGCTTACGTCGCCAAGCTGGCCAATCGAGCCGATGGCGAAGTCCTGGGCGGATCGTAA
- the ilvB gene encoding biosynthetic-type acetolactate synthase large subunit: MLGADIMIESLVRHGVEVLFAYPGGCSMPLHQALTRYKDKIRTILPRHEQGGCFAAQGVARSTGKVGAAMATSGPGATNLVTAIADAKLDSIPLIAISAQVPRAVIGSDAFQETPIVEVCRGITKHHYLVTDIKDLCRIMKEAFHIATTGRPGPVLIDIPKDVQLEQTVPDWDCEMNLPGYNIQSRLAKPEQIRQVAAAIKRAKRPIIYAGGGIITSEASEELRELVKKTGIPTTMTVMGLGTLPNSDPLSLDMLGMHGTVYANLAVSECDLLIGLGVRFDDRVTGKLAEFAKDAKIVHIDIDPGELNKNKIAHIPIVSDLKPALKMLNEVVEAPDDISDWVAHCQDMKKKDPLTYNKDFEGILQQHAIAELSRMTQDRETIISVGVGQHQMWAAQFYQFKKPRTWLSSSGLGTMGFGLPAAMGAQAANPDALCIDIEGDGSFQMNIQELATCYCENLPVKVLLLNNQHLGMVVQWEDRFMAGNRAHTYLGPIHHEEWYGKGEDIYPKETYPNFVQIAKGYGCGGATIRAKADLVPALEEMINYDGPYVLDVQVPYQEHVLPMIPSGMTVKEMIKS, encoded by the coding sequence ATGCTAGGCGCCGACATTATGATCGAATCGCTGGTACGACATGGCGTAGAAGTACTCTTCGCTTATCCCGGCGGTTGCAGCATGCCTTTGCACCAGGCGTTGACGCGTTACAAGGACAAGATCCGCACGATCCTGCCTCGTCACGAACAGGGTGGCTGCTTCGCCGCCCAAGGCGTCGCTCGCTCGACTGGCAAAGTGGGGGCCGCTATGGCTACCAGCGGTCCCGGGGCAACGAACCTTGTGACTGCGATTGCCGATGCCAAGCTCGACAGCATTCCGCTGATCGCCATCAGCGCCCAGGTGCCGCGTGCAGTGATCGGATCGGACGCGTTCCAGGAAACGCCGATCGTGGAAGTTTGCCGTGGTATCACCAAGCACCATTATCTCGTGACCGACATCAAAGACTTGTGTCGGATCATGAAGGAAGCTTTCCATATCGCCACGACCGGTCGCCCTGGTCCTGTGCTGATCGATATCCCGAAAGACGTTCAGCTCGAACAAACGGTTCCAGATTGGGACTGCGAAATGAACCTGCCTGGCTACAACATCCAGTCGCGTCTGGCCAAGCCGGAACAGATCCGTCAGGTCGCCGCCGCCATCAAGCGTGCCAAGCGTCCGATCATCTACGCCGGTGGCGGGATCATCACCTCGGAGGCGTCGGAAGAACTTCGTGAGTTGGTCAAAAAGACCGGCATCCCTACCACGATGACGGTGATGGGTCTCGGTACACTTCCTAACTCCGATCCGCTTTCGCTCGACATGCTCGGCATGCATGGGACCGTTTACGCTAACTTGGCGGTGAGCGAGTGCGACTTGCTGATCGGCTTGGGCGTTCGCTTCGACGACCGCGTGACTGGCAAGCTGGCCGAGTTTGCTAAAGACGCCAAGATCGTCCACATCGACATCGACCCAGGCGAACTGAACAAGAACAAGATCGCCCACATTCCGATCGTCAGCGACTTGAAGCCTGCCCTCAAGATGCTGAACGAAGTGGTCGAAGCCCCTGACGACATCTCCGATTGGGTTGCCCACTGCCAGGACATGAAGAAGAAGGACCCGTTGACTTACAACAAGGACTTCGAAGGCATCCTGCAGCAGCACGCCATCGCCGAGCTTTCGCGAATGACCCAAGATCGCGAAACGATCATTTCGGTTGGCGTCGGCCAGCACCAGATGTGGGCGGCTCAGTTCTATCAGTTCAAGAAGCCTCGTACGTGGTTGTCCAGCAGCGGTCTCGGCACGATGGGCTTCGGCCTGCCTGCGGCGATGGGGGCTCAAGCAGCCAACCCTGATGCACTTTGTATCGACATCGAGGGGGACGGCAGCTTCCAGATGAACATCCAGGAACTTGCCACTTGTTATTGCGAAAACCTGCCGGTGAAAGTGCTGCTGCTCAACAATCAGCACCTCGGCATGGTGGTGCAGTGGGAAGACCGCTTCATGGCCGGTAACCGAGCTCATACCTACCTCGGCCCGATTCACCACGAAGAATGGTACGGCAAGGGTGAAGACATTTACCCGAAAGAGACCTACCCGAACTTCGTCCAGATCGCCAAAGGCTACGGCTGCGGTGGCGCAACCATCCGGGCCAAGGCCGACCTCGTTCCAGCCCTGGAAGAGATGATCAACTACGACGGCCCTTATGTCCTGGACGTTCAAGTTCCTTACCAGGAACACGTGCTGCCGATGATCCCTAGCGGCATGACCGTCAAGGAAATGATCAAGTCGTAA
- a CDS encoding glycosyltransferase family 2 protein, giving the protein MTTSLPTPASGASTWEPIDDHPLDLAPYEFRLAEAVQISDELFTENDSQNVEVDFPVPHDFRLSVIVPVFNEETTIATVIQRLMQLPFRSEIVIVDDGSTDGTRDVLTRLAHFCDLKIVYHTENHGKGAAIRSALPQVTGDVVVIQDADLEYDPQDLVHVIRPIVTGEADVSYGSRFLKPDNATKQVSWVRQLGNQTLTCVSNCLTGLHLTDMETAFKAFPRNVIQQIEIEENRFGVEPEITAKLAKRNYRFVECPVQYHAHDWSSSNKIGWKDGIEALWCILRYRLAD; this is encoded by the coding sequence ATGACGACCAGCTTACCGACACCCGCGAGCGGAGCATCCACCTGGGAACCGATCGACGATCATCCTTTGGATCTCGCACCGTATGAATTTCGCCTCGCCGAAGCGGTGCAGATTTCAGACGAACTATTCACCGAGAACGACTCGCAGAATGTCGAAGTCGACTTTCCCGTGCCACACGATTTCCGCTTGTCGGTCATCGTTCCGGTCTTTAACGAAGAGACCACCATCGCGACGGTGATTCAACGATTGATGCAGTTGCCGTTTCGCAGCGAGATTGTCATCGTCGACGACGGAAGCACCGACGGCACGCGTGACGTGCTGACGCGTCTGGCACACTTCTGCGATCTGAAGATTGTTTATCACACCGAGAACCACGGCAAAGGGGCCGCCATTCGTTCGGCGTTGCCGCAAGTGACCGGCGATGTGGTGGTGATCCAAGATGCCGACTTGGAGTACGACCCGCAAGATCTCGTGCATGTGATTCGGCCGATCGTCACCGGCGAAGCGGACGTCTCGTATGGGTCTCGCTTTCTAAAGCCCGATAATGCCACCAAACAGGTTTCTTGGGTTCGTCAGTTAGGCAACCAAACACTGACGTGCGTTTCAAACTGCCTGACGGGGCTGCACCTGACCGATATGGAAACCGCTTTCAAAGCGTTTCCTCGCAACGTGATCCAGCAGATCGAGATTGAAGAAAATCGCTTCGGTGTCGAGCCTGAAATTACCGCCAAGCTGGCCAAGCGAAACTACCGTTTCGTGGAATGCCCAGTGCAGTACCACGCCCACGATTGGTCGTCCAGCAACAAGATTGGCTGGAAGGATGGCATTGAAGCTTTGTGGTGCATTCTGCGTTACCGGCTGGCCGATTAA
- a CDS encoding bifunctional 2-polyprenyl-6-hydroxyphenol methylase/3-demethylubiquinol 3-O-methyltransferase UbiG — translation MVAQPMTATRPDKIDTKRCYRFYTPRRLRYYDLVVHGISNRFFWSCPTALLRCWFEDHVSDNHLDVGVGTGYFLARSSQLSEKSRVGLLDANSRCLKKTAKRIARLQPEVIQANLAEPLPEGIQPFASISMMYVLHCLPGDGEFRRKVLRNVLSLLEPRGVLFGATILGKPQPSNWLARQLMASYNRLKIFGNVEDTEVGLNDLLMESLHEVVIERVGSVALFRGTKRHG, via the coding sequence ATGGTTGCCCAACCAATGACGGCCACACGTCCCGACAAAATCGACACGAAGCGATGCTACCGGTTCTATACGCCGCGGCGGCTTCGCTACTACGATTTGGTCGTTCATGGCATCTCGAATCGTTTCTTTTGGAGCTGTCCTACCGCTCTTCTGCGATGCTGGTTCGAGGATCACGTCAGCGACAATCACTTGGACGTTGGCGTGGGGACCGGTTACTTTCTCGCCCGCAGTTCGCAGCTTTCCGAAAAGAGTCGCGTGGGACTGCTCGATGCGAATTCGCGCTGCTTAAAGAAGACCGCCAAGCGGATTGCCAGGCTTCAGCCGGAGGTGATTCAAGCCAATCTGGCCGAACCGCTCCCAGAGGGAATTCAGCCGTTTGCGTCGATCTCGATGATGTATGTGCTGCATTGTCTGCCTGGCGATGGCGAGTTTCGGCGAAAGGTATTGCGGAATGTGCTTTCGCTGCTTGAGCCACGCGGCGTGCTGTTTGGCGCTACCATCTTAGGCAAACCGCAGCCCTCGAACTGGCTCGCGCGGCAACTGATGGCGTCTTACAATCGGCTGAAGATATTCGGTAACGTGGAAGATACCGAAGTCGGCTTAAACGACTTGTTGATGGAATCGCTGCACGAGGTGGTCATCGAACGGGTCGGTTCAGTCGCTCTCTTTCGTGGAACGAAGCGTCACGGCTGA